The following coding sequences are from one Scylla paramamosain isolate STU-SP2022 chromosome 21, ASM3559412v1, whole genome shotgun sequence window:
- the LOC135110965 gene encoding ragulator complex protein LAMTOR1-like isoform X2: protein MGCCCSTEQENLSQDGEVNERTRLLNDPVSNTYQVTASSIIDVGALECHTLEQHEYIERVRTYNQRVNAIPQVKTSNKRHHEVQLLYDTPATERVLSAQPISLADFNMMITASQKVVAAVAQIRVEHKEDLVVPFGIP, encoded by the exons ATGGGGTGTTGCTGCAGTACTGAGCAGGAGAACCTTTCGCAG GATGGTGAAGTCAATGAGAGGACTCGACTACTGAATGATCCTGTCAGCAATACCTACCAAGTCACAGCGAG TAGTATCATTGATGTAGGAGCCTTGGAGTGCCACACCCTAGAGCAGCATGAATACATTGAGAGAGTGAGAACATACAACCAGAGAGTTAATGCAATACCACAAGTTAAG ACATCCAACAAAAGGCACCATGAAGTTCAGCTTTTATATGATACACCAGCTACTGAGAGGGTTTTATCAGCACAACCAATTTCTTTAGCAGATTTTAACATG ATGATCACTGCATCACAGAAGGTTGTGGCAGCTGTTGCACAAATCCGAGTGGAACACAAAGAAGATTTGGTAGTTCCATTTGGAATCCCTTGA
- the LOC135110965 gene encoding ragulator complex protein LAMTOR1-like isoform X1, translating to MGCCCSTEQENLSQDGEVNERTRLLNDPVSNTYQVTASSNDYGNHYSTSATKKSDDHSVLNQILQHTASSIIDVGALECHTLEQHEYIERVRTYNQRVNAIPQVKTSNKRHHEVQLLYDTPATERVLSAQPISLADFNMMITASQKVVAAVAQIRVEHKEDLVVPFGIP from the exons ATGGGGTGTTGCTGCAGTACTGAGCAGGAGAACCTTTCGCAG GATGGTGAAGTCAATGAGAGGACTCGACTACTGAATGATCCTGTCAGCAATACCTACCAAGTCACAGCGAG CTCAAATGACTATGGAAACCATTATTCTACCTCTGCCACGAAGAAGTCAGATGATCATTCTGTCTTAAATCAAATTTTGCAACACACAGCCAG TAGTATCATTGATGTAGGAGCCTTGGAGTGCCACACCCTAGAGCAGCATGAATACATTGAGAGAGTGAGAACATACAACCAGAGAGTTAATGCAATACCACAAGTTAAG ACATCCAACAAAAGGCACCATGAAGTTCAGCTTTTATATGATACACCAGCTACTGAGAGGGTTTTATCAGCACAACCAATTTCTTTAGCAGATTTTAACATG ATGATCACTGCATCACAGAAGGTTGTGGCAGCTGTTGCACAAATCCGAGTGGAACACAAAGAAGATTTGGTAGTTCCATTTGGAATCCCTTGA